A stretch of DNA from Electrophorus electricus isolate fEleEle1 chromosome 18, fEleEle1.pri, whole genome shotgun sequence:
AGAAACGCAGTTACCCTGCTGCAACTGTGCAGCAGTGCGTTAAGCTCATTCCTAATATGGGGTTTCGTCTCTGTGTGATGCCTCATTATTTCTctcattcattaattttttagGAAAGTCAGTTTTATGGTTTTATAGATAGGCTACTTCACAGTAATGTGTGGGGGCTAGTTTGTAGCCTACAGCAGAATCAAAAGGTCAATAGTTTTATTTGGAGAAAAATACAGatatactttttttcccctaaacaTAAATCTGCAaaatatctgtatatctatCGTTCATTTGTTTGCTAAGGTCATATATGTAGAATATCTCTTTAAAATGTACCAATAATGTTCCTAGCACGTTTAGAGTGCCTATCTGTGAAGTCTAAAAACTCAAGAATAGGGCATTACTTTCAATAGCAACCTTATCTTTAACAAATGTCGGTGTTTGCAAACGTGAATGCTATCACCGCAGAAATATATTCAAGTTCCATCACATTCTCTCAACAGACGACAACaaaaatttgtatgtttttgtgttaaaGGAGTAAGGTAATTTTTATCACCAAAAATtatcaaacaatatttattaatgtgattatctaataattaaaaaaaaatagagtaGCTCACACGAGATGAAGAATCgaattgctttgtagtcctcaaaatGAACCAGTTGATGCTACATAGTGGTTTTTCCACATGTAggtataaaatacatttagtaCAGAAGCTCTGAAACATCCATGCCACTAGGTGccagtataatggctgtttcataatgagaagaagaatcattggaaaaatgacttattgctcctttaactCATCTGGACTACTGCAATACTCTTCTTTCTGGCTTACCAAAGATCTCCATCTCTAACGTGCTGTGAGTGAAAAATACTTCAGCAAGTATTTTGGTATGCACATGAATGTTGGAGCAAATTTTATCATACATATTTTCAGCTAGCTATAGACTGCTGGCAATCTGTATCTTTCAGAACTGTAATGTACTCTTAACATTCACATGCCTCCATGGTCTCTCCCCCACTGTACCTCAGTACACTGATTATATGATATGGTATGTTCCTGACTACAGAGAGGCCAGGCCAGGAGGTCTTACTATAGCCCTAAGATGAAGATCTAAGTACATTTAAGAgcagggtttaaaaaaaaaagaacttatttgtgtgtttgtgtcagattGAATCAATAGTAAGTGTTTTGCTTAACAGTTTTGGGTATAACTGAAAAGCCATTACTGTTTAGTAGAATATTAAACAATTTGCCTCTTGCAGCATTTAAACAAGTAAATCTTTTCTTTGagaaattgtatttgttttacataAACTTGTATCTCACTAACAAAGCCTCTTCTACATATTTGCCTTAAAAGCACAGAACGGATCAGTGTGCACAGAATTAACTGTATATTCAAACAAGTACTGAAGTACTGATCTGAAATTCTAAATGGAAGAACTTCATTATCATtgtgtaaattatgtaaattaaccGCACAACTGAGTAAAATTGCTGGTCAAACATGACATCTAAAAACTACGTATGTCTATTTGGATTTCTGTCTGAGAAAAAGGGTAAGGTGACCTGTCGAGTCAGAAATcaggtggggaaaaaataaaacggCTGTCCATCCTTACGATCTAGTCAGCGTCTGattttttattatctttataAGCTTTTTCAGTTATGTCAATAAATTGAAAGAGTAGATGCTGTAATAATTGACAGGGTTGCTAAATTGCCATGAATCTAAGTTTCCATGACCACAGAGGCAGGTTCTGTGTGGGGGCAGGTGGTAAGAGATGACAAGATGACAagcctctgcctctccacctGTCCACCTATGGGCTGTGAGACAAGAGTCCTGGGAGGTGGCTGCAGGATGCTGAGATATCAGAGGGGGACATGCCGACTGAGGAGCACTGGATGATCCACTTGCAGAGGGTCTACTACCCTGTTCTCGCAGCCATTGGGATCCCCTGTGAGTACTGGTCCAACCAGATGAATGCCTGAATTCTGAGAGTTAAGATTTCTCAcagtgtttttggttttttttggataatCTTAGCTAATTATATAACATGAAGGAGAATTGTTGCATTGGTTTCTCCTCAGATTATAGTTTTAACTAATCTAAATTGTGTTTAATCTCAAATGTCATAGATGACAGACATTAACCTACTCAATCTTTACCCAAGTGTGATAAACCATAAACATGTCTTCAACCAGTTAATctaatgtaaaatatgcatgcTCTGAATTCAGAGTCTGTATACAAGTGATGAACTCTGATAATTCACTCTGTCCCATAGCTAATACTGTGTCTTTCCTGATCTTCTGGAGACGCAAATGCATGCTCTCTAAATCCAGCACTATGTACCTGATGGCGATGGCCGTCGCCGACACGGGCGTGCTGGTGTTCATCGTGGTTTTGGAACTCTCTGTGAAATACCACACGGTCGAGCCCTTCTGGTCTCGCGAGCCTTGGTGCAACCTGCGGGACATCTTCAGCTATGGTGCCTACAATGCCTCCACCTGGCTGGTGGTGGTCTTCACTGCCGAGCGCTTCTTGGCCATTACCACGTGGGGCATGCGGAACCGGCTCTGCCACACCCGCGCTGCGCTGTGGGTCATTGGCGGCGTCTTCGTGCTGGGGCATCTTTTTGCGGTGCCCTATTACTGGGCCTATGTATCCGTGCACGACCGCAAGCTCAAGCGCTGGTTCTGCGTGTACCGGACGGACGCCTCCGTCGAGTACGTTGGCACTGTGGTGAGCCTCCAGACGGCTCTATCCCACGTCCTGCCCTTTGTTGTCGTCGGCGTAACCAACAGCCTTACCCTGCGCCAAATCTCCCTCAGCAACCGGGTGCACGTGGAAGCCGAGTGCCGCGCTGCCACCCGTGGCCACAAGGTGCCGCCGTTGCTGCGCTCGCGGAAGAGGAAGTCGGTGGTGCTCCTGGTGACCGTGTCCATGACGTTCGTGCTGCTGTCCATCACGCGGTCAATTACGCAGATAGTGCTGCGCAGCTGGAAATGGGATATGGACCATGATGACTACAGCCTGGAAATAAACGTGGCAGCAGACATCGGCAACATGCTGACCCTCTTAAACTCAGCAGTTAACATGTACctgtacgcatgcacacagagcaagtTCAGACAGGAAGTTCTAACCTGTGTCAGATACTTTCTGTGCAGGGGCTGCTTGGATTGCAACGGGTCATCGTCACGCCGTACCCCTGGAGATGCTTGAGATATCCTGACAGACATTAACATCTGGAGAGTGGATGAGGTAgttaaaaaaagtatataaaaaatattaatacgTTCAGCagtttattacattacattattttttaaataaaatattttctcaagcACAGTACATCCTTGTTTATCTAAATATAtcataaaatgtacagtattttattttgcctttttatcaatcactcaaaagttatatttttataatataattgtactaaatattagTTGCAGGTTGTGATACCATGGTAATTTGTACATCTTTATCTCAAGAAGGAACAGAAGAAGATTGTATTCAGTGGCTGGAAGGGTTGGGTTCATAACTCTTGGGGaataacaaatgaacaaatcttCATTTAACTTAATTCTGGTAAGGATTTGTATCAGTTATGTTACATATATTAAAGTTTTCATTTAACATCCCATTCAGTCGTAATTTTCACTATCCACTAACTGTATTGTAATTGCATAGAATTCAAAAGCCTGTGATTAGCTTGTCCTATCACTGTCCTATCCAAAAGACAATAAGACAAGCCCTTCTATTCAGAATATATATTATGATCATGGCACTGTAGACCTTGAACACGAATGGTGTGTGTTCAActgttattgtgtttttctggtaaaGGGTTGGATCATCACTATTCTCACAGAAAGGTGATTTCAGCCACTAGTTTTACTGGTTACTAGTGTCCTTGGAAGGTGAACCGCTGCAGATACACCAACTCTCAAACCAAAGTGTCAGAGAGTCCTGTTCTGAAAAGAGATTAGAGTTTGGAAACACCTCTGGTGTAAAAAGAATCTAAAACTACTTCAGCAGACAGGCAAattccacaaatacacattgTTTGCTctttagtttacatttttaggGAGCTGTAGTGGTCTGTGctatgttctgttttctttgctgtaCCTCCAAGTCAGTTAAGAAGGGGCTGTGTTGGCAAAAAAACTTTGGAGAGTGTATGGAAAATGGATCTCAAGTTTGGCCAGCAAATGTCACTCTGTCTTTACAGATTTGTCTGCCAGATCTTGTCTGCACACAATTATTTACTGCTAAACCTAAACCAAAAATAGTGGGCCTGCATGCTTCCGAAAGCTTGTGGTGCATAACCTAGATTGCCGATGTGCCCTCCAACAGGAATAGCGTGCTCCATGTCCCACGGGGCTCAGCCTAGACTGTGCAGCCAGTCACAAACCATGCATTTTCTCTCAAACATTAACCTTCACTGTAAATAACACCTGATTAATCACAGGTAATCCACTCCACAAATAAGAACTCCCCACGAGTAGAAACACACCGGTGAATGGCTTGGAAGACTTCCACGACCCTGTTTGGGACATATTCTAAAGCTGCGCGTTGGCCCGTGCAGTAACATCTCAGCAGCGAGCTAGATGGAGCCCGGGCTGTTGCTAAGGTAACATGACGCTGAGACATTGGTATTCTGCGCAGGGTGCGGGCGCACTGCAGCAGCTCGGCGCAGCGGAGCTCCCTCCTCGGGTCATTTGACACGCCCCCTCGCTGCGTGTGAAGAAGTGGCCAAGCATCCATTTGATCTGAAATGCAAGGAGGAATTCTCTGGCATGGTTCCACCGGGGTGCTTGTTTAGCCACAACCACTTGGCGTACATAAAAAGTCCCACAGCGGAGGCGAACTGGCGCTTAAACGTAAAACATTTTGTTCCAGTATTTAACATTCCCTCTTCTCGAGGACTGTCTTTGGTCAGGGTCAGGCTTGTCTTCTAAGACTTAAATAATCGTTTTAAATAATCGAAGCTGTAGAACGGGATCGCACAGATGTTAAGGTGTTATTGAAAAGACAACTTTGTTAGCGGCGTTTCTTCTAAAGAGCCCAAACACTTACTCAGTGGTTTTATGATTGTCCGAAAAGGCGAATCGGTTGAGTTTAAATAAAGCAATCTAACCCTAACGCAGGCTTTAAACGCTCTCAAGCCGGATCGCTGCTTCTTCGCAACACTGCTCGGTTATTGGGATGTTGACCAAGTGGCCGGACCTTTGTTAACTCCACGTTGCCGAGCTTTTAATGAGCGCGATGCGCTCTTCTCAACGACACCGCCGTTATTAAGTCCGTACTGCGCGTCAGGGTCATTCACTCATACGCACCTGCCCCTTAACCCGCTGCCTGTAGCACTTGACGCCACATCTTTTTCCAACTGCTGTCCATGTTACGACAGAGGGTAGCCCAATTCACTCAAAGGAGGAGCACTAGCTGCCCTTCGTCAGAaaacgtacacaaacacacacacacgattggTTAGTGCCGCAGTGAATGACAGGGGCGGAGTAATACAATCCCTCCCACCGGGAGAACAGCCAATTTACTCCCTTGGAATCCCGGCCACGGAtggcagtgacatcatcagggCTCCAGCCAGTATCCAAACTCTTAAGTAAAAAAGGCTGCtgttttagggtgttttttgtttgtttgttttattttttgttttggaactGGTGTAGCCATTTCCAAATTACATCCGTGCTTTattgtgctttattggcatTAATTTTCTGCATTAAAATCAAAGCATGAGTAATCTCCATAATTCagtcataaataataaactgaaatggCTGCAGCAAGGACAGATGGAGCCTTAATGATTTTCATAAAGCTCGTTATCATCCGAAACACCCCTTATTCGCAGGGACACCCAGGATCAAACTTTTAGTGTGGACCATGCAGtagaaatgtgatttatttcCCGTAAAGTGTTCAACTATACTGTCAGATGTTTGTAGGTCTGGAACTGCATGTTACAATCACTTTGGCACTTTTTCACTGCTGCCTTGTTTTCACTGTAATGTCTACACAGCACGATCAGTTCTACAAACCACTGTTACTCCGTCATCTGTTAAACATGAATCACAACATTTTGTCAGGTGACCACACTTTTACGTTTCCCATTCCTTAATTCAGCCataaactattattatttttacattaatggCTTTGGCTCGTGTTAGATTGACTGACTTTATTTAGGTAATTATTTCACATTcattctttaaataattttgtatATAACTTCAGTTTTTAAATTGTGTATTTAGTTAAATACTTCATAAAAATAGACACACTTAAATCTATAGCTTCACATTGGTTTTAGTGTCTTTATTTCGTACCGTCTAGCTTGTACCAGTGTTGTTAAGTATACCTCTCTgagtctctccatctctctctcgctccctgtgcatttctctgcatACATTTCAAAAACCTTAAGAATCAACCATTTTAATACTGAAGGTATTGTAAAAGCCTTTTCATTAATAGGAGTATCAacataaatgacacatttatgcAGTTGGCTTTTAACGCTAGCTGATGTTTCTTGCTTATTTGACACAACATTTGGCTTTAGTCCTTCTGTCCTTGTTTAAGTATCTGGGATCACTATTTGATGGGTTGATAAatcaatcccccccccccccgcccgctGTTTGTACGAGGGGTGGCGTGAACTCGTTAGCTTCTCTGATCTAGCCAGTAGATTTCATTTGTAATGCGGAGAGGATTTCTCCACCAAAGTAGACAACACCGCTTGACATGTtatgttctttttctttctctctctctctctctctctctctctctctctctctctctctctctctatatatatatatatatatatatatatatatatatatatatatatatatatatatgtgtgtgtgtgtatgtgtgtgtgtgtgtgtgtttaacctgTTTcacagtttgattttttttttttaaaggagttAAAAAGATGAGCAATCAGATTTTGGGACTTCACACTCCTCAGACTGGTGTACTTGAGTCATGGATATAACCATTATAATGTGTGACAGTGGGAGGAACAGGTTTTTTGTTCTATCATACATGAGTGCATCTTGGTATTATCTAGACGACAACTTCGCTAAGTGTGAGCATGTACCATATAGTTGTGTCTTTTTGTCTGCTTTTCCATTAGGTGTGTGTTcgtgctttgtggtttttcgAGCATTTTTGTGGTATTCCATGAGAATGTCATGTCGAACTTCCTGCACGTCTTTGGCTTCATTGAGTGTTGAAAGCTCATGGTGAAGCCAAGTCCGTACAGTTGGGGGGCTGCTCTGTCTGCATGTGCCCTTCCCACCTCTATGGGCCATGGTTCTGCCTCGGTGCTACACCGGCCCGTTTGTTCAGTGATAGAAAGTGCATGAGGACTCAGccattcataaaacatacatttcagcCATTTTCAACTTGCTTATGAAGAAGTTCAAAGAGCTATATTAATGACTACT
This window harbors:
- the LOC113578784 gene encoding probable G-protein coupled receptor 139; translated protein: MPTEEHWMIHLQRVYYPVLAAIGIPSNTVSFLIFWRRKCMLSKSSTMYLMAMAVADTGVLVFIVVLELSVKYHTVEPFWSREPWCNLRDIFSYGAYNASTWLVVVFTAERFLAITTWGMRNRLCHTRAALWVIGGVFVLGHLFAVPYYWAYVSVHDRKLKRWFCVYRTDASVEYVGTVVSLQTALSHVLPFVVVGVTNSLTLRQISLSNRVHVEAECRAATRGHKVPPLLRSRKRKSVVLLVTVSMTFVLLSITRSITQIVLRSWKWDMDHDDYSLEINVAADIGNMLTLLNSAVNMYLYACTQSKFRQEVLTCVRYFLCRGCLDCNGSSSRRTPGDA